The following coding sequences are from one Seonamhaeicola sp. ML3 window:
- a CDS encoding glycerophosphodiester phosphodiesterase family protein: protein MKNFLILLLLFGCFSCKQTTQEAEKKQSSKLLETFAYKAGAPTMISAHRGGKGIKHYPENCLETLQYLSERIDNIIFEIDVAKTKDNVLVLMHDNTLDRTTTGKGKITSLTYRQLQAFNLKDDFGSVTSYRIPKFKDVLKWAKSNNVILTVDIKRSVAVENVVELINEVGAQDIAIIITYDMKQAERAHKVAPGLLLSVSARNEQELDWLIHSGIPTQNMIAFTGTRLSSESLYDKIHSYGIKTILGTLGNLDNQAKRRGDSSYKYWSKKGIDVLATDRPFQVYKALNQ from the coding sequence ATGAAGAATTTTTTAATTTTACTCTTACTTTTTGGATGCTTTTCTTGCAAGCAAACTACTCAAGAGGCTGAAAAAAAGCAATCTTCTAAATTATTGGAAACCTTTGCTTATAAAGCAGGTGCACCAACAATGATAAGCGCACATCGGGGAGGTAAAGGAATAAAACACTACCCAGAGAATTGTTTGGAAACATTACAATATTTAAGCGAGCGTATAGACAACATTATTTTTGAAATAGATGTTGCTAAAACTAAAGATAACGTTCTGGTCCTAATGCATGATAATACATTAGACAGAACGACTACTGGAAAAGGTAAAATAACATCACTTACTTACAGACAACTGCAGGCCTTTAACTTAAAGGATGATTTTGGGAGTGTGACATCTTACAGAATACCAAAATTCAAAGATGTTCTAAAATGGGCAAAATCCAATAACGTTATTTTAACAGTAGACATAAAAAGAAGTGTCGCTGTAGAAAATGTGGTTGAACTTATAAATGAGGTTGGTGCACAAGATATCGCAATTATAATAACTTATGATATGAAACAGGCCGAAAGAGCTCATAAAGTGGCTCCTGGACTGCTCTTGTCAGTATCTGCTAGAAATGAACAAGAATTAGACTGGTTGATTCATTCTGGTATTCCAACTCAAAACATGATAGCCTTTACAGGAACGCGTCTGTCCTCAGAATCGTTATACGATAAGATTCACTCTTACGGTATAAAAACCATTTTGGGAACTTTAGGCAATTTAGATAACCAAGCAAAAAGAAGAGGGGATTCATCTTATAAATACTGGTCTAAAAAAGGTATAGATGTATTGGCAACAGATAGGCCTTTTCAAGTGTATAAAGCCTTAAATCAATAG
- the nadC gene encoding carboxylating nicotinate-nucleotide diphosphorylase, which yields MITQEQFDQEVRTIIANAIREDVGDGDHSSLACIPENARGKAKILVKDKGVIGGVNFAKKIFAYVDKNLRLDVRIEDGTEVKFGDVVMYIEGPSQSILKAERAVLNSMQRMSAIATKTRHFVNLIKGTNTQILDTRKTTPGIRVLEKWAVKIGGGENHRFALYDMIMLKDNHIDFAGGITKAIETTKLYLKETGKDLKIMVEARDLSEVEEILRNDGVYRILLDNFDYEDTRKAVAMIGDKCLTESSGNINEATIRHYAECGVDYISCGALTHSVHNMDLSLKAVK from the coding sequence ATGATAACACAGGAGCAGTTTGATCAAGAAGTTAGAACTATAATTGCTAATGCCATAAGGGAAGATGTTGGAGATGGTGACCATAGCTCATTGGCATGTATTCCAGAGAATGCTAGAGGTAAGGCAAAGATTTTAGTTAAAGATAAAGGTGTTATTGGGGGTGTGAATTTCGCAAAGAAAATTTTTGCTTATGTTGATAAGAATTTAAGGCTAGATGTTCGTATTGAAGATGGAACTGAAGTAAAATTTGGAGATGTGGTCATGTACATAGAAGGCCCATCACAATCAATTCTTAAGGCTGAAAGAGCTGTGCTCAACTCCATGCAACGTATGAGTGCCATTGCTACAAAAACAAGGCATTTTGTAAATCTTATTAAAGGAACTAATACTCAAATTTTAGACACACGAAAAACCACTCCTGGTATTAGAGTGCTCGAAAAGTGGGCTGTAAAAATAGGTGGTGGTGAAAATCACAGGTTTGCTTTATATGACATGATCATGCTAAAAGATAATCATATAGATTTTGCAGGCGGAATTACCAAAGCTATAGAGACTACTAAGTTGTATTTAAAAGAGACTGGAAAGGATTTGAAAATAATGGTTGAGGCCAGAGATTTAAGTGAAGTAGAAGAGATTTTAAGAAACGATGGTGTTTACCGTATACTACTTGATAATTTTGATTACGAAGACACCAGAAAAGCAGTGGCAATGATCGGGGATAAATGTCTTACGGAATCTTCTGGTAACATTAACGAAGCTACGATAAGACATTACGCCGAATGTGGTGTAGATTATATTTCTTGTGGAGCATTGACGCATTCTGTACATAATATGGACCTTAGTTTAAAGGCTGTAAAATAG
- the hisS gene encoding histidine--tRNA ligase: MAQKPSIPKGTRDFNPEQVAKRNYIFNTIRGAFETFGFQPIETPSFENSSTLMGKYGEEGDRLIFKILNSGDYLNKANSEAYHNKDSNKLTSSISEKALRYDLTVPFARYVVQHRNDIELPFKRYQIQPVWRADRPQKGRFREFYQCDADVVGSKSLWQDVEFIQLYDTVFSKLNLEGVTIKINNRKILSGIAEVIGASDKLIDFTVALDKLDKIGEEKVKEEMLGKGISKDGIDKLQPLFSLSGDFESQVASLKDILSTSEEGLKGVEELTFINKAVSELGLTTAALQLDVTLARGLNYYTGAIFEVAAPKEVKIGSIGGGGRYDDLTGIFGLKDVSGVGISFGLDRIYLVLEELNLFPDTVNKNVEVLFINFGDKEALFSLNAIKELRQAGVRAELYPDAAKMKKQMTHANRRNIPFTVLVGQDEIENNQYTLKDMVSGEQVKVSLEDLISKIKN, encoded by the coding sequence ATGGCTCAAAAACCAAGTATACCAAAGGGAACAAGAGATTTTAATCCAGAGCAAGTAGCCAAACGAAATTATATTTTCAATACCATCCGTGGTGCTTTTGAGACGTTTGGATTTCAACCTATAGAAACGCCAAGTTTCGAAAACTCAAGCACCTTAATGGGTAAATACGGTGAAGAAGGTGACCGTTTGATTTTTAAGATTCTGAATTCTGGTGATTATTTGAATAAAGCCAATTCTGAAGCTTATCATAATAAAGATTCAAATAAGTTAACCTCAAGTATTTCAGAAAAAGCCCTTAGATATGATTTAACCGTACCTTTTGCGCGTTATGTGGTACAACATAGAAATGATATTGAACTTCCGTTTAAACGTTATCAAATACAACCTGTTTGGCGCGCAGATAGACCTCAAAAAGGTCGTTTTAGAGAGTTCTACCAATGTGATGCCGATGTTGTTGGTAGTAAAAGCCTTTGGCAAGATGTAGAGTTTATCCAGTTGTACGATACCGTTTTTTCTAAATTGAATTTAGAAGGTGTTACCATTAAAATTAATAACCGTAAGATATTATCTGGAATAGCAGAGGTTATTGGAGCTTCAGATAAATTAATAGATTTTACAGTTGCGCTTGATAAACTGGATAAAATAGGCGAGGAGAAGGTAAAAGAAGAAATGCTTGGAAAAGGTATTTCAAAAGATGGAATAGATAAATTGCAACCTTTATTTTCGTTGTCTGGAGATTTTGAATCTCAAGTCGCGAGTTTAAAAGATATATTGTCTACTTCAGAAGAGGGATTAAAAGGTGTTGAGGAATTAACCTTTATTAATAAGGCTGTTTCAGAGTTAGGTCTAACAACAGCAGCGCTTCAATTGGATGTAACCCTAGCAAGAGGCTTGAATTATTATACGGGTGCTATTTTTGAGGTAGCAGCTCCTAAAGAAGTTAAGATAGGTTCTATCGGGGGTGGAGGCCGTTACGATGACCTTACCGGAATTTTTGGTTTAAAGGATGTTAGTGGTGTTGGTATTAGTTTTGGTCTCGATAGAATTTATTTGGTATTAGAGGAACTTAATTTATTCCCAGATACGGTCAATAAAAATGTTGAGGTTTTATTTATCAATTTTGGAGATAAAGAAGCGCTTTTTAGTTTGAATGCTATAAAGGAGTTAAGACAAGCGGGTGTTAGAGCAGAACTTTACCCCGATGCAGCTAAAATGAAGAAACAGATGACCCATGCCAACAGACGTAATATTCCTTTTACAGTATTGGTTGGTCAGGATGAAATTGAAAATAATCAATATACCTTAAAGGATATGGTCTCTGGAGAACAGGTTAAAGTTTCTCTCGAAGATTTAATCTCTAAAATTAAAAATTAG
- the rpsR gene encoding 30S ribosomal protein S18 codes for MASIDQQAKGKKDGEIRYLTPLNIETNKQKKYCRFKKSGIKYIDYKDPDFLLKFVNEQGKILPRRLTGTSLKYQRKVSVAVKRARHLALMPYVADLLK; via the coding sequence ATGGCATCAATTGATCAACAAGCAAAAGGAAAAAAAGACGGAGAAATTAGATATTTAACTCCATTAAACATAGAAACAAACAAACAAAAGAAGTACTGTCGTTTTAAAAAGTCTGGTATCAAGTATATCGACTATAAAGACCCAGATTTCTTATTAAAGTTTGTGAACGAACAAGGTAAGATATTACCAAGACGTTTAACAGGTACATCATTAAAGTATCAAAGAAAGGTGTCTGTAGCTGTTAAAAGAGCACGCCACTTGGCTTTAATGCCTTACGTAGCCGATTTATTAAAGTAA
- the rpsF gene encoding 30S ribosomal protein S6 codes for MNHYETVFILNPVLSDDQIKETVKKYEDFLVSKGAKMVSKEDWGLKKLAYPIQNKKSGFYHLFEYTVAGEVINDLELEFRRDERFMRYLTVKLDKHAVAWAERRRDKLKQKA; via the coding sequence ATGAATCATTATGAAACTGTTTTCATCTTAAATCCCGTTTTATCTGATGACCAGATAAAGGAAACAGTAAAGAAGTACGAAGATTTTCTTGTTTCTAAGGGCGCTAAGATGGTATCTAAAGAAGATTGGGGGCTGAAGAAGTTGGCTTACCCAATTCAAAACAAGAAAAGTGGATTTTACCACTTATTTGAGTACACCGTTGCTGGTGAAGTAATTAATGACCTAGAGTTAGAGTTTAGACGCGACGAGCGTTTTATGCGTTATTTAACTGTAAAGTTAGATAAGCATGCAGTGGCTTGGGCGGAAAGAAGAAGAGATAAACTTAAACAAAAAGCTTAA
- a CDS encoding LytTR family DNA-binding domain-containing protein, translating into MTLNCVVVDDSAIQRLSIVKLVENHPSLNLIAEYSSALETKNGLNTHQVDLIFLDIEMPVLNGFELLDVLNKKPQIIFVTGKTEYAFKAFNYDATDYLHKPITRERFNASVEKALEQHRLLMNQTEEEGEHIFVKSNLKKRKVYIKDIKWIEALGDYVKLVTEETSLVVLSTMKAFEAELPEGKFLRIHKSYIVNLDKIDRFNSKNVEVGAYEIPLSRNKKTQLVDALNNI; encoded by the coding sequence ATGACTTTAAACTGTGTAGTAGTAGACGATTCAGCAATACAACGCCTGTCAATTGTAAAGTTGGTGGAAAACCACCCATCATTAAATTTAATTGCAGAATACAGTAGTGCTTTAGAGACTAAAAATGGTTTAAATACGCATCAAGTTGATCTTATCTTTTTAGATATTGAAATGCCAGTACTAAACGGATTTGAACTTTTAGACGTATTAAACAAGAAACCCCAAATTATTTTTGTAACCGGTAAAACCGAATATGCTTTCAAAGCTTTTAATTACGACGCTACCGATTATTTACACAAACCAATTACAAGAGAACGTTTTAATGCTTCTGTAGAGAAAGCATTAGAGCAGCACCGTTTATTAATGAACCAAACTGAAGAAGAAGGTGAACACATCTTTGTTAAGAGTAATCTTAAAAAACGTAAGGTTTACATTAAAGATATTAAATGGATTGAAGCTCTTGGTGATTACGTAAAATTAGTTACAGAAGAAACCAGCTTGGTTGTATTATCTACAATGAAAGCTTTCGAGGCTGAATTACCAGAAGGTAAATTCTTAAGAATTCATAAATCGTATATTGTAAATCTTGATAAGATTGACAGATTCAACAGTAAAAATGTTGAGGTTGGTGCTTATGAAATTCCTTTAAGCCGAAACAAAAAAACACAATTGGTTGATGCCTTAAATAACATTTAA
- a CDS encoding YihY/virulence factor BrkB family protein, translated as MTKPIEDKLYKIPVINVLVRFFKKIKLPGLEGLSLYDLLELYIIGIAKGALTTRASAIAFSFFMAIFPFLLFVLIIIPYIPIADFKTDFLLFLDSFLPPNTSDFFNQNIFENIDNSQRGGLLSSVFVLSVALMANGVNAVFSGFENSYHEQLTRNVFKQYMYALGIALILAFLLIVTIAFLGYFQIYIVQELLEVLDFDSQNVFWANFAQYFFFIVMVYLATATLYYFGTHEGKHSKFFSVGALFTTLLIMLSSYLFGIYIENFGQYNKLYGSIGALLILLFYLWLNANILLLGYELNASLNKLRKQC; from the coding sequence ATGACCAAACCTATTGAAGACAAACTATATAAAATTCCTGTTATAAATGTCTTGGTGCGGTTCTTTAAAAAAATTAAGCTACCTGGTTTAGAAGGGCTTTCCCTATACGATTTGTTGGAACTTTATATAATTGGTATAGCCAAAGGGGCTTTAACCACAAGAGCGAGTGCTATAGCTTTTAGCTTTTTTATGGCAATTTTTCCTTTTCTGTTGTTTGTGTTGATAATTATACCTTACATACCTATTGCCGATTTTAAAACAGACTTTTTACTTTTTTTGGATTCGTTTTTACCTCCTAATACATCCGATTTTTTTAATCAAAATATTTTTGAAAATATAGATAACTCACAGCGTGGAGGATTGTTATCTTCTGTTTTCGTGCTGTCTGTTGCGTTAATGGCTAATGGCGTAAATGCTGTCTTTTCGGGGTTTGAAAACTCATATCACGAACAGCTTACACGAAATGTTTTTAAGCAATATATGTATGCTTTGGGCATTGCGTTAATACTTGCCTTTTTGTTAATTGTAACTATTGCCTTTCTGGGATATTTTCAAATATACATAGTACAGGAACTTCTAGAAGTTTTAGATTTTGATTCTCAAAATGTATTTTGGGCCAACTTTGCTCAGTATTTCTTTTTTATTGTGATGGTATATTTGGCAACAGCTACATTGTACTATTTTGGTACTCATGAGGGGAAACATTCTAAATTCTTTTCCGTAGGGGCACTGTTTACCACGTTACTAATAATGCTGTCTTCATATTTATTCGGAATTTATATCGAGAACTTTGGACAATACAATAAGCTATACGGTTCTATTGGGGCGTTATTGATTCTGCTCTTTTATTTATGGTTAAATGCAAATATTCTATTATTAGGTTACGAGCTTAACGCATCTTTAAATAAACTAAGAAAACAATGTTAG
- a CDS encoding DUF6495 family protein gives MKYSRLTKEQFEELHEEFINFLATQQITAEEWSNLKENKPELAETELDVFSDLIWEGVLNKAEYLEHISAQHMYLFRLGEENMQAIVLNVKNDVDITTTEGYDWLRNNLMDENVEFLQANKDYSDDKNLDKFQMIEQGAVITKGDLFKYFDQLIN, from the coding sequence ATGAAATATTCAAGACTTACAAAAGAACAATTTGAAGAATTACATGAAGAGTTTATTAATTTTTTAGCCACTCAGCAAATAACTGCTGAAGAGTGGTCGAATTTGAAAGAGAACAAGCCGGAATTAGCTGAAACCGAATTAGACGTTTTTAGTGATTTAATTTGGGAAGGCGTATTAAATAAAGCAGAGTATTTAGAACATATTTCGGCTCAGCACATGTATTTGTTTAGATTAGGAGAAGAGAATATGCAAGCTATTGTACTAAATGTTAAAAATGATGTAGACATCACAACTACCGAAGGTTACGATTGGTTACGAAACAATTTAATGGATGAAAATGTAGAGTTCTTGCAAGCTAACAAGGATTATAGTGATGATAAAAATTTGGATAAATTTCAAATGATTGAACAAGGCGCTGTGATTACTAAAGGTGATTTGTTCAAGTATTTTGATCAGTTGATAAATTAA
- the rplI gene encoding 50S ribosomal protein L9, with the protein MELILKQDVENLGFKDDVVTVKNGYGRNFLIPTGQAILATASAKKVLAENLKQRAFKEKKIVDDAKAVAEALKALEIKIASKVGAGDKLFGSVNNIDVAAALEKEGQEIDKKFINVIGGNVKRLGKYNAIIRLHREVSVELPFEVIAQAK; encoded by the coding sequence ATGGAACTTATATTAAAACAAGACGTTGAGAATTTAGGATTTAAAGACGATGTTGTAACAGTTAAGAACGGTTACGGTAGAAACTTCTTAATTCCTACAGGACAAGCTATATTGGCTACTGCCTCTGCTAAAAAGGTATTGGCTGAAAATTTAAAGCAAAGAGCTTTTAAAGAAAAGAAAATAGTTGACGATGCTAAAGCTGTTGCTGAAGCATTAAAAGCTTTAGAAATTAAAATCGCTTCTAAAGTTGGAGCTGGAGATAAATTATTTGGATCTGTAAATAATATCGATGTTGCTGCTGCTTTAGAAAAAGAAGGTCAGGAAATAGACAAAAAATTCATCAATGTAATTGGTGGTAATGTAAAACGTTTAGGTAAATACAATGCCATTATTCGTTTACATAGAGAAGTGTCTGTTGAATTACCATTTGAGGTTATTGCACAAGCAAAATAA
- the priA gene encoding primosomal protein N', with protein sequence MRFFIDVILPIPLQKLFTYAITQGESEFLKPGMRVAVPFGKTKIYTALVFRVHNDAPTAYDAKEIHQILDEFPIVNGFQLELWQWISSYYMCTLGDVMRAALPSAFILESETVISKNGKDEIDESNLKDDEFLIYEALHHQSSLKIHDISNILDRKNVLPVIKRLIEKEAITVEEEVYEKYKPKLVRYVRLHANFSSEEALQRLLDDLSRAPKQREVVMTLFSISASTKKPVKVSVLVTESGVSSQIIKALIDKGVLEEYHIQADRVQYEGGDNERSKELNEHQETALQQIKTSFSSNSVTLLHGVTSSGKTEIYVKLIEETIAKGKQVLYLLPEIALTTQLVDRLQNYFGEQVAIFHSKYSTHERVEVWNNVLHSASKAKIVLGARSSIFLPFSSLGLIIVDEEHEQSFKQFDPAPRYHARDTAIVLAALHKSKVLLGSATPSLESYFNAKQDKYGFVALTHRFNNVLMPDIELVDIKDKHKRKLMQGHFSDRLIEEITETLEEGKQIILFQNRRGFSPIVECNTCGHSPQCPSCDVSLTYHQYRNQLRCHYCGYVTPMVKECMACGSTDLNSKGFGTEQIEEEAKLLFPKAKVARMDLDTTRGKYGYEKIITALEQQEIDILVGTQMLTKGLDFRNVKLVGIMNADNMLNFPDFRAHERSFQLMVQVSGRAGRTEERGKVLIQTYNPFHNILQQVSNNNYIDMFKEQMNDRYNFKYPPIYKQIKITLKHRDYNRVETASIWFAKSLRQFFGELVLGPEAPPIARIRNQFHKNILVKIPKKQSLAKTKEAIIKINNSFSSIKDFRSVKVILNVDNY encoded by the coding sequence ATGCGGTTTTTTATTGATGTTATTCTCCCTATACCGCTTCAAAAGCTGTTTACATATGCCATAACACAAGGCGAATCGGAGTTTTTAAAACCAGGTATGCGAGTTGCTGTTCCTTTTGGAAAAACAAAAATTTATACGGCTTTGGTTTTTAGGGTACATAACGATGCTCCAACAGCTTACGACGCTAAAGAGATTCATCAAATTTTAGATGAGTTTCCCATAGTAAATGGTTTTCAATTAGAGCTATGGCAGTGGATTTCCAGCTACTACATGTGTACATTAGGTGATGTAATGCGGGCAGCGCTGCCAAGTGCGTTTATTTTAGAAAGTGAAACTGTTATTTCAAAAAATGGAAAGGATGAAATAGACGAGTCTAATTTAAAAGACGATGAATTTTTAATTTACGAAGCTTTACACCATCAATCGTCGCTTAAAATTCATGATATCTCTAACATTCTGGATCGTAAAAATGTATTGCCTGTAATCAAAAGGTTAATTGAAAAAGAGGCAATTACTGTTGAAGAAGAGGTCTATGAAAAATATAAACCAAAATTAGTTAGATATGTTAGGTTACATGCTAATTTTTCTTCGGAAGAAGCATTACAGCGTTTACTCGATGATTTAAGTAGGGCTCCAAAACAGCGAGAGGTTGTTATGACACTTTTTTCAATATCGGCAAGCACAAAGAAACCGGTTAAGGTTTCGGTCTTAGTCACAGAAAGTGGAGTCTCATCTCAAATCATCAAAGCTCTAATCGACAAGGGTGTTTTAGAAGAATATCATATTCAAGCAGATAGAGTACAATATGAAGGTGGGGATAATGAAAGGTCAAAAGAATTAAATGAACACCAAGAAACAGCACTACAGCAAATAAAAACATCTTTCAGTTCCAATAGTGTTACGCTTTTACATGGTGTAACATCTTCGGGTAAGACAGAAATCTATGTTAAACTAATTGAGGAAACTATAGCCAAAGGTAAACAGGTGCTGTATTTGTTGCCAGAAATAGCGCTTACCACCCAATTAGTAGATAGGCTTCAAAACTATTTTGGAGAACAAGTTGCTATTTTTCACTCCAAATATTCAACTCATGAAAGGGTTGAGGTTTGGAATAATGTGCTACACAGTGCATCAAAAGCTAAAATAGTTTTAGGGGCTAGGTCGTCAATTTTTTTACCATTTAGTAGTTTGGGTCTTATAATAGTTGATGAAGAACATGAACAGTCTTTTAAACAATTTGATCCCGCACCAAGATATCATGCTAGAGATACGGCCATTGTATTGGCGGCATTGCATAAATCTAAAGTGCTGTTAGGCTCTGCAACACCAAGTTTAGAGAGCTATTTTAATGCTAAACAGGATAAGTATGGATTTGTAGCATTGACTCACAGGTTTAACAATGTGTTAATGCCAGATATAGAATTGGTAGATATTAAAGATAAGCACAAGCGAAAGCTCATGCAGGGGCATTTTAGTGACCGGTTAATAGAAGAGATTACCGAGACTCTGGAAGAAGGTAAACAGATTATTCTTTTTCAAAATAGGAGAGGGTTTTCGCCAATTGTTGAGTGTAATACTTGCGGGCATTCTCCGCAGTGCCCTAGTTGTGATGTAAGTTTAACGTACCATCAATATAGAAATCAATTACGATGTCATTACTGCGGGTATGTTACGCCTATGGTAAAAGAGTGTATGGCCTGCGGAAGTACCGATTTAAATAGTAAAGGTTTTGGTACAGAGCAAATAGAAGAAGAAGCTAAGTTGCTTTTCCCAAAAGCTAAAGTTGCTAGAATGGATTTAGATACTACCCGTGGCAAGTATGGTTACGAAAAAATTATCACGGCTTTAGAGCAACAGGAAATCGATATTCTTGTGGGTACCCAGATGCTAACCAAAGGTTTGGATTTTAGAAATGTAAAATTAGTTGGTATTATGAATGCAGACAATATGTTGAATTTCCCCGATTTTAGAGCACACGAACGTAGTTTTCAGCTTATGGTTCAGGTATCCGGTAGGGCAGGCCGAACTGAAGAAAGAGGGAAGGTGTTAATCCAAACCTATAATCCGTTCCATAACATATTACAGCAAGTGTCTAACAATAATTACATTGATATGTTTAAGGAGCAAATGAACGACAGATACAACTTTAAATACCCGCCTATTTATAAGCAGATAAAAATCACATTAAAGCACAGGGATTACAATAGGGTAGAAACGGCTTCTATTTGGTTTGCTAAATCCTTGAGGCAATTTTTTGGTGAGCTCGTTTTAGGGCCAGAGGCGCCACCAATAGCCAGGATAAGAAACCAGTTTCATAAAAATATATTAGTAAAAATACCAAAGAAACAGTCTTTAGCAAAAACAAAAGAAGCTATCATTAAAATAAATAATAGCTTCTCAAGTATAAAAGATTTTCGGTCGGTTAAAGTAATTTTAAACGTCGACAATTATTAG